One region of Roseimicrobium gellanilyticum genomic DNA includes:
- a CDS encoding tellurite resistance TerB family protein has product MSFWDNLKDKVAGMNASLQTSVSKFKNAEFANGCMAMCALIASADGSISGQEKGKIATLISVNETLKIFPAAELKTKFDFFCDKLTADYDFGRIEAIQAIGKLKSKPDQARAVIQIGIIIGGADGNFDDDEKKAVKAACAAVGIAPSDFDL; this is encoded by the coding sequence ATGAGCTTTTGGGATAATCTCAAGGACAAGGTGGCGGGCATGAATGCCTCGCTGCAAACCAGCGTCAGCAAATTCAAGAACGCGGAGTTCGCGAACGGTTGCATGGCCATGTGCGCCCTGATTGCCTCGGCGGACGGCAGCATCAGCGGACAGGAGAAGGGCAAGATCGCCACGCTCATCTCCGTGAACGAGACGCTCAAGATCTTCCCCGCTGCGGAACTCAAGACGAAGTTCGACTTCTTCTGCGACAAGCTGACGGCGGACTACGACTTCGGCCGCATTGAGGCCATCCAAGCCATTGGCAAGCTGAAGTCCAAGCCGGACCAGGCGCGCGCGGTGATCCAGATTGGCATCATCATCGGCGGTGCGGATGGCAACTTCGACGATGACGAAAAGAAAGCGGTGAAGGCTGCCTGCGCCGCGGTGGGCATCGCCCCGTCCGACTTCGATCTGTAA
- a CDS encoding TerD family protein — protein MKTLARGQKATISSLGGNPAALEVAVSLDLSQAGDVDVSCFGLDEQGKLSDERYFIFYNQPKSPCGALQAKGASGDARQTFQVDLGKLPSTVKRLVFTAAIDGSATMNQITRGAVRLKSAGSPMAEFPLEARDYGAEKALMLLDLYWKDEWRVAATGQGFAGGLDALLRHFGGKVAEDEQKPKPPVASPPPAPAPPPRPATPPPVAAAAAASAAPTLSLKKLTLEKPGERKSINLTKGGGQSPIHINLNWDRATKRSFFGGKQEADLDLGCFFQLRDGRKSCIQALGGNFGSRSSEPFIYLDKDDRSGASTDGENLYILRPDIIERVLVFAFIYEGVANFSTVNGRLNLRETDGSETLIRLDAPQQGATFCAICLISRTSSGVDVMKETRYFRGHPDADRHYGFGFQWRQGSK, from the coding sequence ATGAAAACTCTCGCGCGCGGCCAGAAGGCCACCATTTCCAGCTTGGGCGGCAATCCTGCCGCCCTGGAGGTTGCCGTGTCCCTGGATCTCAGCCAGGCAGGTGACGTTGACGTCAGCTGTTTCGGTCTGGACGAGCAGGGGAAGCTCTCGGACGAGAGGTATTTCATCTTCTACAATCAGCCGAAGTCCCCCTGCGGTGCGCTACAGGCGAAGGGCGCGTCCGGAGACGCCCGCCAGACCTTCCAGGTGGATCTGGGAAAGCTCCCCTCCACGGTGAAGCGACTGGTGTTCACGGCGGCCATCGACGGCAGCGCCACCATGAATCAGATCACCCGGGGAGCGGTGCGCCTCAAGAGTGCGGGCTCGCCCATGGCCGAGTTTCCCCTGGAGGCCAGGGACTACGGTGCTGAAAAGGCCTTGATGCTGCTGGACCTTTACTGGAAGGATGAATGGCGTGTGGCCGCTACCGGCCAGGGCTTCGCCGGTGGTCTGGATGCTTTGCTGCGGCACTTCGGCGGAAAGGTGGCGGAGGACGAACAGAAGCCGAAGCCTCCGGTGGCCAGCCCGCCTCCAGCTCCCGCTCCGCCTCCTCGGCCTGCAACTCCTCCTCCTGTTGCCGCTGCCGCCGCCGCGTCAGCAGCGCCGACGTTGTCGCTGAAGAAGCTCACGCTGGAAAAGCCAGGCGAGCGCAAGTCCATCAACCTGACCAAGGGTGGGGGACAGAGCCCGATTCACATCAATCTCAACTGGGACCGCGCCACGAAGCGTTCCTTCTTCGGAGGCAAACAGGAGGCCGACCTCGATTTGGGCTGCTTCTTCCAATTGCGTGACGGCAGGAAGAGCTGCATCCAGGCGCTGGGCGGCAATTTCGGAAGCCGCAGTAGCGAGCCCTTCATCTATCTGGACAAGGATGACCGGAGTGGCGCAAGCACCGACGGTGAGAACCTCTACATCCTCCGCCCGGATATCATCGAGCGCGTGCTCGTATTCGCCTTCATTTATGAAGGCGTTGCAAACTTTAGCACGGTCAATGGCCGGCTGAACCTGCGCGAAACAGACGGAAGTGAAACATTGATCCGTCTTGACGCTCCCCAACAAGGGGCCACTTTCTGTGCGATTTGCCTGATCTCACGCACCTCGTCCGGTGTGGACGTGATGAAGGAAACCCGATACTTCAGAGGCCATCCGGACGCGGATCGCCACTACGGTTTCGGCTTCCAGTGGAGGCAGGG